TGCGCGAGCAGCGGAACCTGTACAAGGGCATCGACTCGGAGCTGATCGACGACATCTTCCAGGCGCTGTACCGGAAGCGGCTCGCGTTCGACGCGCTGCGGGCGGAGGGGCGGCTCGCGGCAGGCGGCGACGCGGGGTCCGGCGTGCCGACGCGGCTGCTCACCAACGCGGAGGTGGTGTCGGCGCGCGCGACGCCCGACGGCGGCGCGGTCCTCGGGCTGCGGCACGCGGAGACGGGCGCCGAGCGCGACTGGCCCACGGGCGCGGTGATCATGGCGAGCGGCTACGACGCGTCGGCCCCGCGGATCCTCGACGGGCTCGGCGACCGCGTGCGCCGCGACGCGCGCGGCCGTCTCGACGTGGCGCGGGAGCACACGGTCGACGACGCCGGCACGCTCTTCGTGCAGAACGCGGAGGTGCACACGCACGGCTTCGTCGCGCCCGACCTCGGCATGACCGCGCACCGCAACTCGCGGATCCTGCGCGCGATCACCGGCCACGAGCACCACGCCGTCGAGGAGCGGATCGCGTTCCAGGAGTTCGGGCTGCCCGACGACGTGCCCGCGGCCGGATCGGGGGTGCTCGCGTGAGCGCGCCCGCCGTCGAGGCGCCCGCCGCCGAGTTCCCTGCCTATGGGCTCGACCTGCGCCCGCTCGACCCGGACGCCGACGCCGCGCTCGTGCACGCCTGGGTCACGGCGACCCGCGCCGGCTTCTGGCAGATGGAGCACGCGACCCTCGACGAGGTCCGGGCCGAGTACCGGTCCATCAAGGCGGATCCGCGGCGGGAGGCCTGGATCGGCCTCCACGACGGCGCCCCCGCATTCCTCGTCGAGGCCTACGACCCGGCGGACGACCCCGTCGGCGCGCACCTGGATCCGCTCCCCGGCGACCGCGGCATGCACCTGCTCGTCGCGCCGCCGGCCGGCGACCCGCTGCCCGGGTTCACGACCGCGGTCATGCGGCACGTCGTGGCGCACCTCCTCCGGGATCCGGCCGTGCGGCGCCTCGTCGTCGAGCCCGACGTCCGGAACACCCGGATCCAGCGCCTCAACGAGCTCGTCGGCTTCCGGCCGCTCCGGGTCGTCGACCTCGGCGCGAAGCACGCGCTCCTCAGCGTCGTCGCGCGCGACGACGCGCTCCTCCCGCACACCCCTCCGACGGACGGACACCCCATGACCCTCACCCACGACCGCGCGACGGATCCCGCGACGCCCGCCCTCCCGGCGGCCGAGCCCGACCCGCGCGTCCACCCCGCCGCGCACCTCCGACCCGACGTCTGGGCCGCCGCCACCCGCCACCTCGTGCGCAAGGCGCTCGCCGAGTTCGCGCACGAGCTGCTCATCGCGCCCGAGCGCGTGGAGCCGGAGTGCGCGCCCGGCGAGCCCCGCCGCCCGCACGACCCGCGCGCCTGGGCGGACTACCGGGTCGCGAGCGCCGACGGCCGGAGCGCCTACGCGTACCGGGCCAGGATCCTCGAGCTCGACCACTGGGACGTCGACGAGGCGAGCATCCGCCGCACCGTCGACGGCGCGCCCGCCGAGCTCGACGCGACCGACCTCGTGCTCGACCTCCGCGACCGCCTCGGGATCACCGACGAGGTGCTGCCCGTCTACCTCGACGAGATCCAGAGCACGCTCTCGGCCGCCGCCTTCTCGCGCCTCCGCGACGTGCCGGACGCGCGCGGGCTCCTCACCGCGTCGTACGCGGAGGTCGAGTCGACGATGGACGAGGGCCACCCGTGCTTCGTCGCGACCAACGGCCGCATCGGCTTCGACCTCGACGACCACGACAGGTACGCGCCCGAGGCGGCCCAGGACGTGCGGATCCTCTGGCTCGCCGTGCACGAGCGCCTCGCCCGCTTCACCGCGATCGACGGCCTCGACCGCGAGGCGTTCCTCGACGCCGAGCTCGGCGCATCCGCCCGCACCCGCTTCCGGGCCCGCATGCGGGAGCTCTGCATCGACCCCGCGGGGCGCGTGCTCGTGCCCGTGCACCCGTGGCAGTGGGAGAACGTCGTCACCGTGACCTTCGCGGGCCTCGTCGCCCGGCGCGACATCGTGCTCCTCGGCACGGGCGACGACGAGTACGGCGCGCAGCAGTCCATCCGCACGTGGGCCAACCGCACGACCCCCGAGCGCTGCTACGTGAAGACGTCGCTGTCGATCCTCAACATGGGCTTCACGCGCGGCCTCTCGCCGGCGTACATGGCGGTGACCCCGGCGATCAACGACTGGGTCCACGCGCTCGTCACGGGCGACGAGGAGTTCGCGCGCCTCGGCTTCGGGATCCTCCGCGAGGTCGCCGCGGTCGGCGTGCGCGACGAGCGGGTCGAGTCCGCGCTGCCGCCCGGCCACGCCCACGGGAAGATGCTGTCCGCGCTCTGGCGCGAGTCGCCCGTGCCCGGCCTCGCGGAGGGCGAGCGGCTGATGAGCATGACGAGCCTGCTGCACGTCGACGCCCACGGCGACACCGTCATCGGCGCGCTCATCGACGCGTCCGGGATCGGCGCGGCCGCGTGGCTCCGCCGCTGGCTCGACGCCTACCTCGTGCCGCTCGCGCACGCGCTCCTCGCGCACGACCTCGCGTTCATGCCGCACGGCGAGAACGTCATCCTCGTGCTGCGCGACCACGTCGTCGTGCGCGTGCTGATGAAGGACATCGCCGAGGAGGTCGCCCTCTTCGACACGGAGCGCGAGCTGCCGGAGGACGTGCGGCGGATCCGGATGGAGATCCCCGAGGCCGAGCGCACCCTCACGGTCTTCACCGACGTGATGGACGGCTTCCTCCGCTTCGCCGCGGCGCTCCTCGAGGACCGCGACGACCTCGGCCCCGACGGCCTCTGGCGCGTGGCCGCGGAGGCGCTCGCCGACCACGAGCGCGCCCACCCGGAGCTCGCGGAACGCTTCGCCCGCTTCGACCTCTTCGCGCCGTCGTTCGACCGCTCGTGCCTCAACCGGCTCCAGCTGCGCGACAACCGGCGCATGGTCGACCTGCAGGCGCCCGTGATGCAGATCCACGGATCGCTGCGGAACCCGCTCGCGCCCCATTCCGGGCTGCGGCCTCGCCACGGCGCCTGACGTCCAGCAGGCTGGCGGCATGACGGGGATGGGCGGGTCCGGCCGGCGCGTGACCGTCGCGGTCCTCGCGGCTCTCGCCGTCGGGGTGCTCGCCGCCTGCACGACCGGCGGCGGCAGCGGCATGTGCCGGGACTGGATCCTGACCTCCGGCCCGGAAGACTGGGACGACGGGGCCACGCTGATCGTGGAGGCTGACGTCATCACGGGCGGACGCACGGTGGACATCACGGGCGTCTACGTCGTCCACGAGACGAGCCCGACGCCCGTGATCACGGGGGAGCGGCCTGACGGCACGATCGACGTCATCTCCCCGTCCGTCGACTGCACGACGGCGGGCGAGCCCGTGACCTACGACGGCGCGGATCCGCTCGCCGAGGACGGGCGGTACCGCCTGTACCTGCGTCCGGAGGAGGGCCGGCACGATGTCTGGCGGCTGGTCGTGCCCGGCGCCGTCGAGCCGCTCGCCGACTGACGCGGTCCGGACGGACGAGGAGCCGCCGCCCGCTCTCGCGGACGACGGCTCCTCGTCGTGGCGGCACCTCGTCGGCGCCCGGGTGGATCAGCTCGCGACGGGCGCGCCCTGCTCCACCGTCAGCGTGCGGCCCTCCTGGCCCTGCGGCTCGTCGGACGTGACCTGGATCTTCCGCGGCTTCGCCCGCTCGCTCACGGGGATGGTGACGCTCAGCACGCCGTTGGCGTAGTGCGCCGAGATGCGCTCGGTGTCGATGCCCTGGCCGAGCGTGAGCTGGCGGAGGAACGTGCCGGCGACGCGCTCGCGGGTCAGCCACCGGACGTCCCGGTCGCCGGCGAGGGTGCGCTCGGCGCGGATGGTGAGCAGCTGGCCGTCCACGTCGATGTCGACCGAGCCCGGGTCGATGCCCGGGAGGTCGGCGGCCAGCACGTAGGTGTCGCCCTCGCGGTGCAGGTCGATGGGCATCGGGCGGTTCGCCTGGCGGGTCTCGGCCAGCGCTCCCATGGCGCGGTCCAGCTCGCGGAACGGATCGAAGGTCATGTTCATGCTCGACTCCTCTGATGATCTCCGGGGTTGAGCCCCCTCGGCTCAACTACGCCGAGATTAGCACTCGACCCAGGCGAGTGCCAAGCCGTTCGCCGAGGGCGAATGCACCGCTGACCACCTCTTCAAGAGCGGCGACGGAGGTCGCGCTCCATGCGCCCGATGAGGGTCCAGACCGCGCGCGAGAGGTCGGGGTGCTCCAGCGCGATGCCGCGCAGCAGCCGGTACTCGAAGCGCGCGACGACGCCCGGCGCGGTCGACGGGTGGCGCACGCGGGCCAGCTCCTCCGCCATCCCGTCGGCCTCGAGCGCGTCCTGCCGGAGCGTCGCGACGACGTGCTCGTCCACGGTCGGCAGCTGCGGGATCACCTCCCACGGGTCGTCGCCGTTCCGGCAGCGGTGCTCGATCACGGCGTCCAGCTCGTCGCGGGCCTCCTGGCGCAGCACCTCGAGGCTGGCGGGGAAGCGGGCGTGCACGGGCGGATCCTCTCGGGCGGCGGGCCGCCGGGCGGCGGACCCCTTCACGCTACGTCATGCCCCGGAGCGCGCCGGACGGGTGGCCGGATGCCGTCGGTAGCCTGGAGGACCGCGACCCAGGAGGATCCATGACCGACCACGCCCGCCCCGTCGCCCTCGTCACCGGAGCGACCCGCGGCATCGGCCGTGCCGTCGCCGAGGACCTCGGCCGCACCCACCGCGTGATCGTGCACGGCCGCGACCGCGACGCCGTCGACGCGCTCGCCGCCACGCTGCCGGCCGCCGTCGGCTGGGCCGCCGACCTCGCCGCGGGCGGCCTCGCCGACCTCGTCCCCGAGCTCGACCGCCTCGACGTGCTCGTGCACTCCGCCGGCGTGATCGGCGGCGACGCGGTGGCGGAGACGCCCGTCGACGAGTGGCGGCGGGTCTTCGAGATCAACGTCTTCGCGGTCGCCGAGGTGACGCGCGTCCTCCTGCCCGCGCTCCGGGCGGCGAAGGGGCAGGTCGTGCTCGTCAACTCCGGATCCGGCTTCACGGCGAATCCCACGGGCGGCGTCTACGCGGGATCCAAGTTCGCCCTCCGTGCGCTCGGCGACGCCCTCCGCGAGGAGGAGCGCCCGCACGGCGTGCGCGTCTCGAGCGTGCACCCGGGCCGCGTCGCCACCGACATGCAGCGCGAGCTCCGCGCCAAGGAGGGCGGCGAGTACGACGAGACGCGCTACCTGGAGCCCGCGTCGGTCGCTCGCGCCGTGCGCCTCGTGGTCGACCAGACCCGCGACGGCACGCTCGAGTCGGTGTCGCTGCGCCCGTTCGGGGGCTGATCCGCGCCCGGCCGCCGGCGTAGCGTGCGGGCATGACGACCCCGGCACCCGACGACGCCTCCGGGCTCGCGGCCGCGGCCGCCGTGCTGGGC
The genomic region above belongs to Clavibacter phaseoli and contains:
- a CDS encoding SDR family oxidoreductase is translated as MTDHARPVALVTGATRGIGRAVAEDLGRTHRVIVHGRDRDAVDALAATLPAAVGWAADLAAGGLADLVPELDRLDVLVHSAGVIGGDAVAETPVDEWRRVFEINVFAVAEVTRVLLPALRAAKGQVVLVNSGSGFTANPTGGVYAGSKFALRALGDALREEERPHGVRVSSVHPGRVATDMQRELRAKEGGEYDETRYLEPASVARAVRLVVDQTRDGTLESVSLRPFGG
- a CDS encoding GNAT family N-acetyltransferase; the protein is MSAPAVEAPAAEFPAYGLDLRPLDPDADAALVHAWVTATRAGFWQMEHATLDEVRAEYRSIKADPRREAWIGLHDGAPAFLVEAYDPADDPVGAHLDPLPGDRGMHLLVAPPAGDPLPGFTTAVMRHVVAHLLRDPAVRRLVVEPDVRNTRIQRLNELVGFRPLRVVDLGAKHALLSVVARDDALLPHTPPTDGHPMTLTHDRATDPATPALPAAEPDPRVHPAAHLRPDVWAAATRHLVRKALAEFAHELLIAPERVEPECAPGEPRRPHDPRAWADYRVASADGRSAYAYRARILELDHWDVDEASIRRTVDGAPAELDATDLVLDLRDRLGITDEVLPVYLDEIQSTLSAAAFSRLRDVPDARGLLTASYAEVESTMDEGHPCFVATNGRIGFDLDDHDRYAPEAAQDVRILWLAVHERLARFTAIDGLDREAFLDAELGASARTRFRARMRELCIDPAGRVLVPVHPWQWENVVTVTFAGLVARRDIVLLGTGDDEYGAQQSIRTWANRTTPERCYVKTSLSILNMGFTRGLSPAYMAVTPAINDWVHALVTGDEEFARLGFGILREVAAVGVRDERVESALPPGHAHGKMLSALWRESPVPGLAEGERLMSMTSLLHVDAHGDTVIGALIDASGIGAAAWLRRWLDAYLVPLAHALLAHDLAFMPHGENVILVLRDHVVVRVLMKDIAEEVALFDTERELPEDVRRIRMEIPEAERTLTVFTDVMDGFLRFAAALLEDRDDLGPDGLWRVAAEALADHERAHPELAERFARFDLFAPSFDRSCLNRLQLRDNRRMVDLQAPVMQIHGSLRNPLAPHSGLRPRHGA
- a CDS encoding Hsp20/alpha crystallin family protein; translated protein: MNMTFDPFRELDRAMGALAETRQANRPMPIDLHREGDTYVLAADLPGIDPGSVDIDVDGQLLTIRAERTLAGDRDVRWLTRERVAGTFLRQLTLGQGIDTERISAHYANGVLSVTIPVSERAKPRKIQVTSDEPQGQEGRTLTVEQGAPVAS